Proteins co-encoded in one Acidimicrobiales bacterium genomic window:
- the rplK gene encoding 50S ribosomal protein L11, translating into MAKKRVAAIVKIQLPAGAATPAPPVGTALGPHGVSTPEFCKQYNAATENQRGSVIPVEITVFEDRSFTFVLKTPPTPVLLRQAAGIDKGSTTPGKAGAGTVTAAQLAEIAQTKMPDLNANDLEAAKRQIEGTARSMGITVK; encoded by the coding sequence ATGGCGAAGAAGCGCGTCGCCGCGATCGTCAAGATCCAGCTCCCTGCCGGTGCCGCCACACCGGCGCCTCCGGTCGGGACGGCCCTCGGCCCGCACGGCGTCTCCACCCCCGAGTTCTGCAAGCAGTACAACGCGGCCACGGAGAACCAGCGGGGCAGCGTCATCCCGGTCGAGATCACGGTCTTCGAGGACCGATCGTTCACGTTCGTCCTGAAGACGCCGCCCACGCCGGTGCTGCTCCGCCAAGCGGCGGGCATCGACAAGGGCTCCACCACCCCCGGCAAGGCGGGCGCCGGCACCGTCACGGCCGCCCAGCTGGCGGAGATCGCCCAGACCAAGATGCCGGACCTCAACGCCAACGACCTCGAGGCGGCCAAGCGCCAGATCGAGGGCACGGCTCGCTCGATGGGCATCACCGTCAAGTAG
- the rplA gene encoding 50S ribosomal protein L1 produces the protein MPNGKRYTDAARRFDRQHLHGPGEAVDVVKSLANAKFDETVELAVRLGVDPRRADQIVRGTVALPSGTGKDVRVVVFASGDAAEEARAAGADAVGADDLVQRVQGGFLDFDVAIATQDLMAQVARLGRVLGPRGLMPNPKTGTVTADVGKAVTEFKGGRVEYRTDKFGNIHVPVGKASFPRSALLANARAVIDELQRAKPAAAKGKYIKSVTLASTMGPGVKLDPARIRITDEELAEQAAS, from the coding sequence ATGCCGAACGGAAAGCGCTACACCGATGCTGCACGCCGCTTCGATCGTCAGCACCTGCACGGTCCGGGCGAGGCGGTCGACGTGGTGAAGAGCCTGGCAAACGCGAAGTTCGACGAGACCGTCGAGCTGGCCGTCCGCCTCGGCGTCGACCCCCGACGGGCCGACCAGATCGTGCGGGGCACGGTCGCCCTGCCGTCCGGGACGGGCAAGGACGTGCGCGTCGTCGTCTTCGCGTCCGGCGACGCAGCCGAGGAGGCACGAGCGGCCGGCGCCGACGCCGTGGGCGCCGACGACCTCGTCCAGCGCGTCCAGGGAGGCTTCCTCGACTTCGACGTGGCCATCGCCACCCAGGACCTCATGGCCCAGGTCGCACGGTTGGGCCGGGTCCTCGGTCCCCGGGGCCTGATGCCCAACCCGAAGACGGGCACGGTGACCGCCGACGTGGGCAAGGCCGTCACCGAGTTCAAGGGCGGCCGGGTGGAGTACCGCACCGACAAGTTCGGCAACATCCACGTGCCCGTGGGCAAGGCGTCGTTCCCCCGCAGCGCCCTGCTGGCCAACGCCCGGGCCGTCATCGACGAGCTCCAGCGGGCCAAGCCGGCGGCGGCCAAGGGGAAGTACATCAAGTCGGTGACCCTGGCCTCCACCATGGGGCCCGGGGTGAAGCTCGACCCGGCGCGCATCCGCATCACCGACGAGGAGCTCGCAGAGCAAGCGGCCTCGTAG
- the rplJ gene encoding 50S ribosomal protein L10, with amino-acid sequence MDNPRPEKVAVVDEVRERLTAADAAILTEYRGLSVKDLAALRRSLAPAGGTYKIYKNTLVSFAVRDLGLAELEAMLQGPTAIAFVDGDAVEVAKALRDFSRTHPLLVVKGGILGQSVLSPADAAALADVPPREVLLARIAGAFAAPMVQFAGLLEALPRNLAYGLKALLEKRGGAPEAAADAPAEDAVDAAAAPGDSAADATGSAAAPPAVGAGEAAPAESAVGAGPVDSTPAEPADSTPTPESPAEGSAEPAPADAAPPADTAEPAAPADAGSAAAEPADAAAPPADTAEPAAPPAEPAAEPADAAAPADAAPADAGSVAAEPAGPADEPGPSTAGTEEPAEGATDPTPPAADA; translated from the coding sequence TTGGACAACCCGAGGCCCGAGAAGGTGGCCGTGGTGGACGAGGTGCGCGAGCGCCTCACCGCCGCCGACGCCGCCATCCTCACGGAGTATCGCGGTCTGTCGGTGAAGGACCTCGCTGCGCTGCGCCGGTCGCTGGCGCCCGCCGGCGGCACCTACAAGATCTACAAGAACACGCTCGTGTCCTTCGCCGTCCGCGACCTGGGACTGGCCGAGCTGGAGGCCATGCTGCAGGGGCCCACGGCGATCGCGTTCGTCGACGGCGATGCCGTCGAGGTGGCCAAGGCGCTGCGCGACTTCTCCCGCACGCATCCGCTGCTCGTGGTGAAGGGCGGCATCCTGGGCCAGAGCGTGCTCTCGCCTGCCGACGCCGCCGCCCTGGCCGACGTCCCGCCCCGGGAGGTGCTCCTCGCTCGGATCGCCGGCGCCTTCGCCGCACCGATGGTGCAGTTCGCCGGTCTGCTCGAGGCGCTCCCGCGGAACCTCGCCTACGGCCTCAAGGCGCTGCTCGAGAAGCGGGGCGGCGCCCCCGAAGCCGCGGCCGACGCCCCGGCCGAGGACGCCGTCGATGCGGCCGCCGCCCCCGGCGACTCGGCGGCCGACGCAACCGGGAGCGCCGCCGCCCCCCCGGCCGTGGGAGCTGGCGAGGCCGCCCCGGCCGAGAGCGCCGTAGGCGCAGGCCCCGTCGACTCGACGCCGGCCGAGCCCGCCGACTCGACGCCGACGCCGGAGTCGCCGGCCGAGGGATCCGCCGAGCCCGCCCCGGCCGACGCAGCCCCGCCCGCCGATACCGCCGAGCCCGCCGCCCCGGCCGACGCCGGCAGTGCTGCCGCCGAGCCGGCCGACGCCGCAGCTCCGCCCGCCGATACCGCCGAGCCCGCCGCCCCGCCGGCCGAGCCTGCCGCCGAGCCGGCCGACGCCGCCGCCCCGGCCGACGCCGCCCCGGCCGACGCCGGCAGTGTGGCCGCCGAGCCCGCCGGACCGGCCGACGAACCCGGCCCTTCCACCGCCGGCACGGAGGAGCCCGCCGAGGGCGCCACCGACCCGACCCCGCCCGCCGCCGACGCCTGA
- the rplL gene encoding 50S ribosomal protein L7/L12, with translation MATKAEILDAIAGMTVLELSELLKEFEEKFGVTAAAPMAVAAPAAGGGGDAAPVEEEKDEFDVILTGAGEKKIQVIKEVRALTSLGLKEAKDLVDGAPKPVLERASKEDAEKARAQLEAAGATVEVK, from the coding sequence ATGGCCACCAAGGCAGAGATACTCGACGCCATCGCCGGGATGACCGTTCTCGAGCTGAGCGAGCTGCTCAAGGAGTTCGAGGAGAAGTTCGGCGTGACCGCCGCCGCTCCCATGGCGGTTGCCGCCCCCGCCGCCGGCGGTGGTGGCGACGCCGCCCCGGTGGAGGAGGAGAAGGACGAGTTCGACGTCATCCTCACCGGCGCCGGCGAGAAGAAGATCCAGGTGATCAAGGAGGTGCGCGCGCTCACCAGCCTGGGCCTGAAGGAGGCCAAGGACCTGGTCGACGGCGCGCCCAAGCCCGTGCTCGAGCGGGCCAGCAAGGAGGACGCCGAGAAGGCCCGGGCCCAGCTCGAGGCGGCCGGCGCCACCGTCGAGGTCAAGTAG